In the genome of Aedes aegypti strain LVP_AGWG chromosome 2, AaegL5.0 Primary Assembly, whole genome shotgun sequence, the window ATTCTTTGCGAACACGATTTCCATTCTTGGAGTACATTTTATCCGTTTATTGAATGTACAgatttaataaaatgttttttttacagcGTTAGTTTGATACACGATTTACCTGACGGAAAAAGTTCGTTTGAGACTGTGAAAAATATATCTTCGCCAAGGTTCATCAAAACCCACTTGCCAGTGTCGTTGTTACCAAAACACTATTGGAGTGTTCTTCCAAAAACAATTTATATACATAGAAATGTGAAATCTGTGGCTGTATCATACTATCATCACTCGAAAAATTATTTCTATCGTGGAACTAAGGAACAATTTGTTAGATCATTTATGAAAAACCTGCAGTTTTATTCTCCAATCCATAAACATGTAATCGGTTATCATTCCCTCACAGGTCTCGACAACATTTTATATTTAAAGTATGAAGATATGAAACAGGATCTTAAAACGGAATTGAATAAAGTTTGTTCATTTTTTGGCATTACTTGTGATGATGATCAGATGGATTTGTTATGCAAACATTTatcatttgattcaatgaaAGATAATGTAGCATGCAATTATGAAGACGAAAACGATGCAACATGGAAAACTAAAGATCCAGATGAAAGATTCATACGCAGAGGAGAGGTTGATAGTTGGAAAACTGAATTGAGTTCTAAACTATGTCAAGATTTAGACGACTGGAATGAAGAATTCACTACTGAAATGAGCAAACACTTGAAAGAATAATTTCTGTTATGTTCATTTTATAATCATATTTATTCATAATCACTGGTACAATGGGTTGTGCAGGACTAGAGTCCTATGTTatattattttacaaataaGAGCTGGGCTAATAATACTATAAGTGTGAAAAGTTTGATGGTAACatttatttgataaattgactgtTCATGTGATATTGCAAACTTAACTATATTGCAcatgatatttttatattggTGGTGGACCATTTGGATAGCGAAGCATTGGCTCAAGGCTCCTTGCAAAGTTGTTGGTAAACGAACATGAATAATCTTCACCATGAGGCATTAGCGTAGCAACCCCTAGTAGTAGTAATAACATTGCTTGTATGGGAAGAGATGCTCGCAATACCCGGCCCAAGAAGCGATAGCTTCTGGTCAATACTGTTGTATTTATGTGATCCTCGTCGTCTACTCTTCGTGCACTGCAAAACAAACAATTAACAATTAGTCGTAGAATGACAGTATATTTAATTTAGAGTTAGTTCTTATAAAAGTGCAAATATTGAATATATTCTAGATAATTACTTTGCATCATTTGTTGCTACTTGTGAGAACGATCCGCTACTCTCTTGATTCTAcgtaaaaaagaaaataaaaacaaaatgaacTGATTAACAAAAGGTTATTTTAATAATATAGTGCATAAATGCTACTCTAATTAAGCATTGTTCGTAAATCATTGTATTAAATTAAGTAAACTGCGTAGTAactgggactgttatgcgaatatgggcagtCTTAAGGTCAATCAATGGTCAATTTGAAAAGATGTATTGTCAAACGGTTCAGTTGAGAATGCCTATACCaaattctgaaaactattttgaaaaacctTCAACTTATCTGTTGAAGCCGTTTAAATGTTCAATGTAATGTAACCTAGTTTTTTGTTATCAATCAAtgtaaaatttacaagaaaATTTAGTCTTATTCCAAGTCAAATGATTTGCCAGGAACAACTTTTATTTatgactagtggtcccggcaaacttcgtcttgccatcaagtaggctgttaaaaaacgccatggaacgccccgtgcaaaatggaagttccgttcactcctgttttttcaactttcccgttaaatatcctttgctttttatatacacaaacacgtcggaacacttcaggaacataactatggaaaaattttcgaaatccgttagcccgttctcaagccatttcgtgacatacaaacatcattccatttttatttatatagattattcaTGTTATTCAGTTTCGATAGTGAcaaaatattttcttgttgTTTGTCTGATGACCAATGTAGACGGGGAATTTCCAATATTCTTTGTTGAATAAACGTATGGAAGCAATTAGTACAAACATCATGTTTCATTACAAATCTGTTTGTAGTTTTGAATTATCATTGCAACAGGTAATACAAATAGTAATATCGTAATGGCGCTGAATGAGGATTGTGCTTAGGGGGCACAGAATCCCACAAAGCTAGACAAACATAgtcgaaataattgaaaagcagcAGGCTATTCTTGCAAAAATTACTTTTGTCTTCTGATCACTTTTGAAATAGATGCTTTATAGAACTTGTGTCTTTGGCGGCCCATGATTCATTTAGATTCGTTAAATAATGTCGTTCTACACCTATGCACCAGACATAAGTTCAGCGGTGCCATATTTACTAAAAACCTAAGAAACGAGTTCGTGTCTTGTAAACACTACACCGTTCATACGTCAAATGGTCATAATTCAAAAGATTCGCTTGAAAAATCGTACAGTATATtgtgaaataatttgaaattaccgGTAGTGATTGGTAGCTGTTGTAAGTAATTCCAAATTATTCTGGAtgttttgcagttttttttagtGAACTAGTACAGCTATGGCGTAACATGATCAATCATATATAATTCAAATTAAACCTAAACATGATAGGTTTAAAGTGTAAAGTGAAACATACCCTTAGTGAACATTCCGCTGTAAATGTGATAGTATCTAATGGTCCGTCGTAACCAATTGCTGCAGCAATTTTCACTGTATACACCTCTACCAATCTTCGAATCGAGTGGAACCTTAACCTCAGATCGGTCAGCCTGAGGAATGAAAGAGTTGCATGTTACACTATAGTGGTTCTATAATTAGAAAAGTTGTCTTACTTTGCATATATTTCATTAAACTTCTGCGAAGTGGTTGCATCCAAATATTTTGTCAACTGTGACGTTGTCTCTTGTAAGCTAACGATACGAGGCTCACAACGCACCAAATCATTTCTCAATTCcataaaagttttgaatttcctTTCAATCACAGCTTTTTCCATCGTCAAATCAATTGGCTCGGatgttttaattttatattcTGTTTGTTCAAGCCATACGCTTAGCTCTGTTACTGTACGATGGAACTCTTTGTTTTCCATCAACGTTTTATGAAGAAGCGCTTGCCAATGAGACGCTTGATTACATACTTTGTCCCAGCGTTTATTATCGTTTTGTAGACGTTCCCTTAATTTTACAGCCTTTTCAGTATCTAGTGTGTGAGTTGCCAGATGCTCTCCAATGATGTTCAACGATTTGATGATACTTTTATGGCTATCCAAATCAAGCAAAAACTCTCGGTGATCTTGTATGGCATCTTCTAGGGTATCAATGTCGTTGGATGGTTGCGTGTGCTGTGATCTTTGTGTTGTTTCAGCCATTGACAACCATTGTTCTAGACGCCAAAGATCATTGTCTATTTGTTGCCAGTTTCTATTTGTACATAGGGGGCATGTCAGGTAGTCCTCATTGCTGAAAAGATTTTGAATCATTAATATATGATGGAGCTTATAAGAAATTATAGTAAATTAGATTGTTTGCGTTAAATGGAATTATCACTTACTGCACACATATGATGCTATAGTTAGCAGGAAACGGGCTAATCATGAAAGATAGTGAAAAGCATACGACATaggattagttaaaaatagcagCTGTTATTAAGTTGAGAATTGTTCAAGCAAAAGCCTTCATTAAGTTTAGAaacacattttaaaaatttactaaCATT includes:
- the LOC5569761 gene encoding LOW QUALITY PROTEIN: sulfotransferase family cytosolic 1B member 1 (The sequence of the model RefSeq protein was modified relative to this genomic sequence to represent the inferred CDS: substituted 1 base at 1 genomic stop codon), with translation MENRLAATLTNGIKRFKHYEDELNNFIVKPDDVWVASYPKSGTTWXQEMVWLICNNFNYDMARSHSLRTRFPFLDVSLIHDLPDGKSSFETVKNISSPRFIKTHLPVSLLPKHYWSVLPKTIYIHRNVKSVAVSYYHHSKNYFYRGTKEQFVRSFMKNLQFYSPIHKHVIGYHSLTGLDNILYLKYEDMKQDLKTELNKVCSFFGITCDDDQMDLLCKHLSFDSMKDNVACNYEDENDATWKTKDPDERFIRRGEVDSWKTELSSKLCQDLDDWNEEFTTEMSKHLKE